A DNA window from Chryseobacterium sp. MEBOG06 contains the following coding sequences:
- the ribD gene encoding bifunctional diaminohydroxyphosphoribosylaminopyrimidine deaminase/5-amino-6-(5-phosphoribosylamino)uracil reductase RibD has translation MNNDELYIKRCIELAQKALGNTYPNPLVGSVIVHNGEIIGEGYHHKAGENHAEINAINSVTNKELIPESTIYVSLEPCAHYGKTPPCALKIKELGFKKVVIGAMDSHDKVNGKGKKIIQDAGIEVISGILEDECIRLNKRFFTYHEKKRPYIILKWAESGDGFLDKDFKPTAISNKLTNQFVHQLRADEHAILVGTQTALNDNPSLTVRNLEGTNPVRILIDFDLKVPENFNIYNNEARTFVLNSIKEGHEGNIQFIKIEKENFLPALMQVLYKEQIQSVIIEGGRFTLKQFIDSSLWDETIVIKNENLKLENGTKAPKFDFNPYKIESFRNNDIKFFSNYF, from the coding sequence ATGAACAACGACGAATTATATATCAAAAGATGTATTGAACTGGCTCAGAAAGCATTGGGCAACACCTACCCAAACCCTCTTGTAGGAAGTGTAATCGTTCACAATGGAGAGATCATTGGGGAAGGTTATCACCACAAAGCAGGAGAAAACCATGCAGAAATCAATGCCATCAACTCTGTTACAAATAAAGAACTCATCCCGGAATCAACTATTTATGTATCGCTGGAGCCATGTGCCCATTATGGAAAAACACCTCCATGCGCTTTAAAAATTAAAGAATTGGGATTCAAAAAAGTGGTAATTGGCGCAATGGACTCTCATGACAAGGTGAATGGTAAAGGAAAAAAGATTATCCAGGATGCGGGAATTGAAGTTATTTCAGGTATTTTAGAAGATGAATGCATCAGGCTGAATAAGCGGTTTTTCACCTATCATGAAAAGAAAAGGCCTTATATTATTTTAAAATGGGCCGAGTCAGGAGACGGGTTTCTAGATAAAGATTTTAAACCTACAGCCATTTCTAACAAATTAACTAATCAATTTGTGCATCAATTGAGAGCAGATGAGCACGCAATCCTTGTAGGAACTCAAACAGCCTTAAATGACAACCCAAGCTTAACAGTTAGAAATTTAGAGGGTACCAATCCTGTCAGAATATTAATAGATTTTGACTTGAAAGTTCCTGAAAATTTCAATATTTACAATAATGAAGCACGGACATTCGTTTTAAATTCAATTAAAGAAGGACATGAAGGAAACATTCAATTCATTAAAATCGAAAAAGAAAATTTTCTACCGGCATTAATGCAGGTACTCTACAAAGAACAGATACAGTCTGTTATTATTGAAGGAGGTAGGTTTACGTTGAAGCAATTCATAGATAGCAGTCTTTGGGATGAAACTATTGTTATTAAAAATGAAAATTTAAAATTGGAAAATGGAACAAAAGCACCCAAGTTTGATTTTAATCCTTACAAAATTGAAAGTTTTAGAAATAATGACATTAAATTTTTCAGCAATTATTTTTAA
- a CDS encoding DUF349 domain-containing protein, whose product MITENNLSENEENKNPNEVSQETSENTVSHDAAPHDDDTEHVEEHEEVEISLADALKEMEKIINTPNAGENFKRFSQLKEKANHYIHDEVEDKKHEYAEGGNAPENFSYEHPLQTKYSALVNIFREKHDDFQKGQEEEQKKNLEHRQNIIERLKNLYTNSEPGINLFKSIREIKEEWAKAGQVAKSEFKILNNNYFHHLNQFYQMLDLNKEFLEQEYSHNLEKRQHIIARAQELENEPVIQKALNELQYLHKLWKEEAEPVAEEFREKTWEEFKEISNKIHERKSELSASIEKEQNTNLEKKNQIITEIKKLSEPSETPNHNYWQNAIKRVEDLRSEFLKTGSVPRKLSNQNWNDFKITLRAFNTTKNNYYKSLKGSQQANLEEKLQLIQTAQDNQNNEEWDISVPLFKKLQEDWKKIGHVPKSMTNKIWDEFRDACNAFFNNYREKSNTSTDNWKENYKNKKVLLDELKTVSNEEGSIEKIEQIKTAWNNIGKVPRDKISINTEFNKTLREKLKINKINELELKEEGLSENQLTDKARKIKNQISDLEGEIVKLENNLAFFTKPSRENPLLKDTYNTIDEKKAHLETLKQNLHNIIAGE is encoded by the coding sequence ATGATTACAGAAAACAATCTTTCTGAAAACGAAGAAAATAAAAATCCTAACGAAGTATCTCAGGAGACATCAGAAAACACAGTTTCTCATGATGCAGCCCCTCATGATGATGACACAGAACACGTGGAAGAACATGAAGAGGTAGAAATTTCTCTGGCTGATGCTTTAAAGGAAATGGAAAAAATCATCAACACTCCCAACGCTGGTGAGAATTTTAAAAGATTCAGCCAATTGAAGGAAAAAGCAAATCATTACATCCATGATGAAGTGGAAGATAAAAAGCATGAATATGCTGAAGGAGGAAATGCTCCTGAAAATTTCAGTTATGAACATCCTTTGCAAACTAAATATTCCGCTCTAGTCAACATCTTCAGAGAAAAGCATGATGATTTCCAGAAAGGTCAGGAGGAAGAACAGAAAAAAAACCTGGAACACCGCCAAAACATTATTGAAAGACTTAAAAATCTCTATACTAACTCTGAACCGGGAATTAATCTTTTCAAATCCATCCGTGAGATAAAAGAAGAATGGGCAAAAGCAGGACAGGTAGCCAAATCTGAATTTAAAATTCTTAACAACAATTATTTCCACCACCTCAATCAGTTTTATCAGATGCTGGATCTGAATAAAGAATTTTTGGAACAGGAATACAGCCACAATTTAGAGAAGAGACAACACATTATTGCTCGTGCTCAGGAACTGGAAAATGAGCCGGTAATTCAAAAAGCTTTAAATGAGCTTCAGTATCTTCACAAGCTTTGGAAAGAAGAGGCAGAACCAGTAGCAGAAGAGTTCCGTGAAAAAACATGGGAAGAATTCAAAGAAATTTCCAATAAAATCCACGAAAGGAAATCTGAACTTTCCGCTTCAATAGAAAAAGAGCAGAATACAAATCTTGAAAAGAAAAATCAGATTATCACGGAGATTAAGAAACTTTCTGAGCCATCAGAAACTCCTAACCACAACTATTGGCAAAATGCCATCAAAAGAGTGGAAGATCTTCGTTCTGAATTCTTAAAAACCGGAAGTGTACCAAGAAAATTATCAAACCAAAACTGGAATGATTTTAAAATAACACTCAGAGCTTTTAATACCACAAAAAACAATTACTATAAATCCCTGAAAGGTTCTCAGCAGGCCAACCTGGAAGAAAAATTACAACTAATCCAGACCGCACAGGACAACCAAAATAATGAAGAATGGGATATTTCCGTTCCATTATTCAAAAAGCTGCAGGAAGACTGGAAAAAAATTGGCCACGTTCCAAAGAGCATGACCAATAAAATCTGGGATGAGTTTCGTGATGCGTGTAATGCATTCTTCAATAATTACAGAGAAAAGAGCAACACCTCTACAGACAACTGGAAAGAGAATTATAAAAATAAAAAAGTCCTTCTTGATGAACTGAAAACTGTTTCCAATGAAGAAGGAAGCATCGAAAAAATTGAGCAGATCAAAACAGCATGGAACAACATTGGTAAAGTTCCTAGAGATAAAATCTCTATCAATACTGAATTCAACAAGACTTTAAGAGAGAAATTAAAAATCAATAAGATCAATGAGCTTGAACTGAAAGAAGAAGGTTTATCTGAAAACCAACTTACTGACAAAGCAAGAAAGATCAAAAATCAAATCTCTGATCTTGAAGGCGAAATTGTAAAGCTGGAAAACAACCTTGCCTTCTTTACCAAACCGTCAAGAGAAAATCCTTTATTAAAGGATACTTACAACACCATTGATGAAAAGAAAGCTCATCTGGAAACTTTAAAACAAAATCTCCACAACATTATTGCCGGAGAATAA